The genomic DNA TCTGTTTCCCTAGCCCATACAACTATGCATCGTGTCATCTTACATCCAATTTCCCCAATGCATATGATAGGTAATTACGACATTGTGCTTCCAGGGGGAAGGGGTGACAAATCCCTTCCCCCAGCAAGCAGGATATTCCCTCCCCTCCCATAGGGGATGAACTAGCATTATGAATACCATTATTTTCAGTTGCTTTCTGTTGCAGTCGTGTGATGTTTTTCATATTATGTCCTATGCTTTTATCCTTTTTTCTCACAAAATGGCCATGGATGGTATTTCACTCTTTACGTTTCATTTCTAAACTGTCcgtcatattttttttccagtggCATCATAGCTTAGCGGTTTTGGATGTCTCCTCCAACAGTGGCATCAACGACCAATCTATGGAATTGTTCAGTAACTTTGGAATGCCAAAACTACGAATCTTGGACCTCTCTAGCACCAATGTTACAGGCGACGGTGTTAGGTGCGTTATACCCATGTGATGGCTGTATAGATATGTGTTTATGTTCGGAATTTGCATTTATGGCCGCAGTTTGAACCTCTAGGGATTTTACACCACATCTCGGTATTTAAGCCTTGTCGCCTCTCGCGTTAGTCACTCGACACAGCCAGTTTTACCGCTCGCACCTTGCCGAGCTTAATTTTTCCAGTATGCTGTTTACGTTTAGTCTCGTAGTTTACGGTGATGTAATTCGTTTTTTCTCCGCCActactttatttcttgtatgttAGCTTTTTCTCGTCCCCAATAAACACAACTGGTCGTTTCCTTCCTATTTCAACGTGTTGTTGCCTTTCTGCTGATTAGGATTTTAGAAATAGATACATAATCCCTCTCGAGcgctaagcgtcctaaattgacgacgatagtcaatttagagaaaATTAGGAAATGTCGATAATCATAATTTTAAAGGTAGAGCATGTGTTGGTTCCTTACACATGCGGGATCTGGGACGAGTTTGTGCATTGTGCAAAAATAACGTGTATCAAAACTTGAGAATCGGTGGAATTGTTTGGAGACTGAACCTCTAGCCGCCATGACTTTAATGACATGACTTTAATGACAAACGATAGGTACTCCCTATAGGGCTTTTCagtaactatttacaaaattaaatacatatacatatatgtcttataaatgtatgaaaaaattattattaaaaggatGTTTAAAGATAAAAGTGACATTTCCAGATGGAACTACAAAAGAGCTTTTAAGGCTTTCTTAAAAGAATTAAGAGACTTGGAATCTTTCACATCTTTGTCTAGATTGTTCCACAGTTTGACTGCCCTATATGAAAATGTGCGTTGGCCCGTTGATGTTTTGAACCTCGGAATTTGAAATAGGTCTCTATTACGGGTGGCCCGATCGTGAGGACTCTTCTGGAACTTTTTGCAGAGATATTCGGGGGCAAGGTTCTTTACGCACTTGTATGTCAAGACTAAGTCCCGATGGTCTAGACACTGTTGAACAGGCTTCCAGTTTAATTGGCGCAAGAGTGGCGAAACATGGTCATATTTCCTGGTACCCGTAACGATTTTACAGGCAAAGTTCTGCAGCAGTTGAagttttgttatgtttttgttgGTGGTGTTCGACCACACGGTCGAGcaataaaacattttgctgaAAACTAAGGTAAACATGATTTTAAGGAGTGTGGTTTGATCAAAACTTTGTCTTACACGGTTTATTTGCATTAACTTGGATAGACATGAAGACGCTAGCTTGGAGATGTGATCATCATACGATAGATGAGAATCCAACGTCAAACCTAAGTCTTTGGCTGAGCTCACAGGAGTTAGGGTTTTACCCAGGAAGGACAGGGATGGTTGTGCAGGTAGTCTGTTCATAAGTTGTCGCGTGCCGAGCaagagaaattttgttttttctggaTTGATAAGGAGGTGGTTTTCGCAGCACCAAATTGCGACTCTATGGAGATCTTCCTCTATTTCCAGCATTGCTGTTTCGGATTCCGGAGTGTGGAAAGATCTGAGGATTTTCGAGTCGTCTACGTAGGATTCGATTTCGCAGGTTAAAGGCGTGTTTGGCAGGTCGTTAGTATAGATGCAAAACAGTAATGGTGAAAGGATAGCTCCTTGGGGGACTCCGTGACTGATGGTTAGCGGGTCAGACAAGGTAGAACCAATGCGAAGAGTTTGGGTGCGGTGTGACAGATAGCTCTCAAACCACTTAACGGTGGCAGGTGATGCGCCAACGGATGTTAATTTCTTTAATAATCGTTGGTGGTTTATACTATCAAATGCTTTTGAGAGATCTAACAAAATCAGAACAGTAATCTTTTTGTTGTCCATAGCTTCCAGTATGTTATCTGTGATGTAGATACTAAGAGTTTCGGTGGAATGTAATTTCTTGTTTCCATTCTGATGGTGGGTTAAGCGGTTGTGGTCTGAAAGGTAACCGGAGAGTTGATTTAAGACGATCCGTTCGCACACCTTTGATGCAACTGGGAGGAGTGATAATGGGCGGTTGTTGGATGCCACATTGTGATCACCTTCCTTTAGGAGAGGAATAACTTCGGCTGCCTTCCAAGCATCGGGGAATGTGGAGGTCGCAAGGGAACAATTTATTATTTCTGTGAGTGGACCTAGAATCACAGATAAGCTGTCCTTTAATACCCGAGCTTCAACCTTGTCTGGGCCGGGGGACTTGTTTGTAGGCATTGCTGAAATAATGCGACGCACTTCTTCAACTGACACCGACCGGAAATTAAAAAGATCACATTGAGGTGGTGGAGCAGGCTCAAAAAGGGGCTCTTGGTGGATGATATTGATTTCTTCAGCCAGTTGAGCTACGGCGTCGGAGGCATTTCTACCAACCTTAGAGAAAAATGCGTTGAATTCGTCGGCTACAGTTTTTGGGTTTTTAGCGTAGAcctgtctttctttttctttagatgGTATTGTACGATTTATAATTTTCCAGAGGGATCGTGGGTCATTCTTATTTTCTTGTACCTCTTGGAAGGTGTAACTTCTCTCTGCTTCAGTAAGAACCCGTTTAGTTTAGACAACCAAACGATAAAGAAAATCACACAACTGTAAGAAAAAGACACTTCTTCTTCATAGAGAGCGTCTCAACTCTAGTGTATGAGACGATGAGTATGTAAATGTTTGAGTCGTGTGTCTTTCTATTTCTCTAGGAAAGCCATAATGAGTTCCCCAAAGTTGAAGCGTTTGAATTTAACATCGTGCCGAGGAGTCCCACGGGGCTTGAAGCAGTGGCATGATGAAGCCAAACTGACAAATCTATATTCCGTGCTGGTTAACCTGGGGTCTGGGGAGCAGTAAAAGCGGTGGCTGGAAAGACAGCGGCGTCGTCTAAAACCTTGGAAGGTTGTTGATTGCGCATGCGAAACTTTGAGAGCTGATCATCAGACGGATCGTTCCACTCAGATGGAACTTTGCTACAACGCTCACAAACACACAAGAAACCTTCCCCTGATTCCTTCCTTTTGAAGCTTTCTCGTCGTATTCGAAAAACACTATTCCACCCAATGTTATTCTATTCGTGCGGTACTGCGGATCATGTATGTTAAAGATAAGTAGTAAGTCCCGGACACTGTAAATGAGGTAACTTAGAAACCGAACAGGATACATATTGCCGGAAAACTTTCTTCCCGAGAGCAGAAATCCCCAATAATGCTAATGCTATTAAATGTTATTCAAGTATTTTGAAGAGTATTTCCACTATGTACGTATGGTGTAAATAAAGTCATATATTCCTTTTCCTCAACTTCAGTTCAGTTGTCATCCTCACATTCAATAATCATGAGTCAAGCAGACTGAATAAAATAAGCTGTGCAGCCTCAACTTTCTGAGCAGTGTCTTTTAGTTTAACTGGAGAGGTTGGTACCGCTGTAAACGTCAATGCAAAGAGATGTGAAAATGGCAATGTCGAAATAAAAAATAGAAGCTATTTGTTTAGCTGAATGGTTCACAagtatttttcacttttgaaatgaatgaatgaatgaatgagatGGAAATAAGTTAACCCCGGAAGAGGatactcggggatactcggaaaaaaaaaaaaaaaacacccaagTCCTCCTCGGCAGCAGTCGGCCAGTTAGCTTCGAACTCCTTTCACGGTAGGAGTCGAATCAcgatcggaaggtcgtaggtccGAGTCTCGCAAAGGAGCATTCGGAGTTTTTCAGAGTATCCCCGACTCACCATTGACAAAACTTGTTACTTTCAGGGGCCgcggagtacgtttgaaagAAGGAGGGGGCTAGGTTTTGGTATGGATAACGGAAGTGccaggggaggggagggggggagggtggaAGAAGTTTAGAAAAAAACCTGACTTTTCACCACGTTCATACTAATGGCACAACAATTGTTCCTCATATAACCTCCTTTACCCTGGCATTAACCCTCCTAATTTTTCCAGAGACCAATGAAATAAATTGAACGTGAAGGTATATGCGCATAGCAAACACATGATttatttcgagtgcaatttgaatgaatgaatgaatgactgcaaaattctcgcacgctcattggttattttttattgtcaataagcggacagacacataaatttataatttatgcgaggaTGACGTGATATTGcttgcgtcagattgaagtttctcgcatttttgtttGGCGtttttctcgtgttttgacttaattttgacccctctacctttttgttattgtaaaaaacaaattgatgtcagtgtttcatgcgtctgtcctgttattgatcacgaatttcgtcataacattgtcaaagtagctgtggatccacgaggcgatagccgagtggatccgcatgaaaaaactgacatcaatttgttacatggcccgtacggccccgtgcgcgctttcatttaaaactactgggaaaatccccgtgtgagggccgtacgcattagcgcgagcagggccggaaaaagccgtacacGCACTGCTCCGAGCAATGCGACTTTAataggatttcgtcgcttttaaatatttaagttatttacagccagaaaagcaaatgcaaacaacatcttagataaattttctgtgcacaTTTTGTTACTTAGAgcagagcggaggggttggcgcagtggtaagatctctgccttccaaccctaaggtcccgggttccattcccggttctgccgagactggaatatttggcgaccttctttcccgctaaagttcactcagctttccatccttcccaGGTCGGTGagatgagtaccagcatgcatggattgcttagaagcggctgcattTTGCGcccttgagacgttagtgacAGGGAATTTGTGGCTGCATTTTGCGcccttgagacgttagtgacaggggcgctatataaatgcaccactttactttttttttttacttattctgcccaaacttcatcttctgagtgctcataaatagcgtaaagagcccatatgaaaAGTGAAATTAGTACATGCAGAAATTACATGAAGATAGTTGAAATTAGCGCATTAATTAAAGGTCAAAGTTGAAtactctcagccaatcaacacgTTAAGATTTTTACGTGTACATTTAATGAAACAGCTGTACGTAAAAACCGGTGATGTCAATTCGTCCCGTTCTGTTGCATAATTACCCCTACCGTATGGCGCCGTCCAATTTTGCctgtcctcagaatttttctcatccaattatttccaaattggacagcatgtagtcctattacatatacaaatCATTCAGCTAAGATTTTCCGTTCCGATTCCATCCAgtttcaaattttcaactttctgTTACCCACAGTTAATTTCGAGCTTTGATTGCAAACAATATGGCGGATTGAAGTGAAGTGAGGAATACCAAAGGACCAGGGAAAATTAATTAAAGGAACCAGGCACGATACAATGTggtcttttcttttttagtgAGATGCAAGGTGGTTTTGTGCACCTTAGCACAGAATACAGTGTACAGTACAACAGGTTCCTAAGGTTCGGAAGTTCCTaacttttaaaaagataatgtgATATTCTTCTAGACAATATCCCAAATGCAACGAAAAAATAGAAAGTCAAAAGGAATTCTTGGAGTGCCAAGACGAGCAGAAAGACAGGTTTTTGTGTTCGGAAAATACGCAGAGGCCCTGCCGTCAGACGACAGTGATGACCCTGACTTTGATCCGCGCGGTGAAGAAACTGTAACAACTGCAGCCAAACGAGAGGGTTTGAATgagaaggaaagaaaaggcGTCAAGAAGAGGAAAGGCTGTAAGGAACAAAAAACTGAGTCAGGCACAGGACAAACTGATGTGGGAAATGACACCGTTAAATCCAGTGATACATGCATGTCACTGCCAGGATGGTCAGAAACGATTCCAACGGAGATCCTGCTATTAATATTCCAGTATGCTATGAATCAGCTGCAGAGCTCGTCAGTGCCCTTCTTGTGCAGGTGAGAGAATGATTACCACTCAAGAGGAAttcttttcacaaaaaaatattaaatttgcaacaaaattaataggacatttgcatgcaTGCTATtgtgacgccatttgactacaagtaacAGAATCCTTCAAGTTTTTCTTGTCTcgtgctaattagagctattgttatttttaccccactgggaatacaaaatttaaataagaaaagaaaaacaaactgacttctggtagttgtagtcaaatgacacCATCATGCCATCGTGCTTAATTAACAGGGAGGTCAAAATTGCATGGGTTACCCCTCACTAAAGAATTTGTAAGAAAAGAGAATGAATTTTTTAAGACCCTTTCAAACATTTGCAATCATACTCTGGCATCGTGTATAGCAGACCTGGGGATGACTTACTGATGCCCCTCAGAACCACATCAAATTTCTTTATGGTTACACATGTGACACTTACTGTCCAGCTTTACAAATCAAAACACCTTTCCCTCATCTGGATTTCTACTGAACAGGATGTCGCGAGTATGTCGTCGGTGGAGGGAAGTTGCATCAGAACCAAAGTTGTGGAAAACAGTGAATTTGTCAACAGAAGAGGTGAACATCACAAAATCTGCAAAGATCTTGAACAAGTTGGTTTCTACAAGATTAAAATACACCAGAGAGCTTGTGCTTAGAGGATGGAGCAAACTTACAGATAGAGAAATAAAGGTATCATTAATGATATACCACTTGATGGTAGGTACACTGTACTTTATTTAGCTGTTGTAAAGATTCGCTATTTTTTTACCTCCATTTCTTGTAATCTCACagtctgattggctaatttgccattgttGTTGTCACTGTCAGTGATAACTAGTATCGTTGTTGGTtagagtacagacaacactgaatcaatttcaatttattaataacattattttaaGAGGAACAAGCTCACATaattacttgtacatgtatattaattaattaagttctTTTCCTCATTTAAGCATTCACTCCTCAGGTCCCCAGGTCCTGCACCCAGTTGATGCAAAAAATCTTCTGgggttagacaaagtaaaatctgttaaatcTCTCTCCCTATGGTTAATGGGTAAAGAGAACGAAATATGAATTTGGGAAGTACAGTGTAGGTGAAATGTTTTGCTTTAATCAGGAGTGtctgtaaaatttcaaattgaGTAGAATACAGTGTAACAGACTTTATTATattaaacaccaatgaaataccaagtgagctttcacctgaaaacatgatatcttcacacaaGTTATTGgacatgtgaaaagatcactgtttcaCTGTTCTATGGTTAAATATGAAAAATgtgcctttcgatgcctttcatGAAATGAATTAGTATTTCATTTGTGTGTATAAATTATATTAAATAGTTCTGAATATATCATGGGTGCTTGGATAtagaaaatttctcttctcgtgctgaaagatATTTCACGATTGCACTCActtgtgaaatatttttaacactcaaagagaaatttcagatctctgcgcggccatgtaatatcctctatgtgtCTTTCTCTAGGTGTGTCTAGGGGCCTAATAATGTTACCCCTTTCTTGAGGGATGTCTAGGGGCCTAATAATGACTCAATATATATCTCTAGGGATGTCTGGGGGCCTAATAATGACCCCTTTCTCTAGGCCTGGGGTGTTGAGGGGCCTCATAATAACCCCCTTTCTCTAGGGATGTCTAGGGGCCTAATATTGACCCCTTTCTCTAGGGATGTCTGGGGTCTTGCCATATTTAAAAGTTTACTCCAAAGTGACAAATCTCAAAAGCAAAAGTTATTGGTGATCATGATTGGATAACTTCTTGTTGTCAGTGCCAGAATGAGTCTTAATCGTATGTTTGAAGGAATAGATCTGCCTACAATTTTTTAGATTTAGGGAAAAAGTAGCCGATTTCTCTTAGTAAAGTGGCTGATGCTTTTCGTTGGCTGCTGGTACTTTATGAAACCAGTGgctaattattattaacaatcaTTATTTTATGATTGTAAATGTACACAGGCTTTGGGAAAACACTGTCATAAGCTACAGTGTATTGATCTGTCAGAGTGTGAAAGCCTAACATCCCAAGGTATTGCATCACTTGCTGACGAATGTCGCCACATTACAAGCATTGGCCTTAAATCCACAAAGGTATCAAGTCATATTAAGTTATACAGTACATGTTTTATAAATATTAATGAAATAGTGGTTTTATATaatgtttcaattaatttttttatcctGGGGAAGAGTTGTTTTTAATTTGCAACTATACAGTAATCATTTAATAGTGTTCATACCATAATTGTGATGTCTTACATTGTGCTTCGCTGCATTTCCTTGatatttaatattaaaattttattttgagaccccataactttctttttggaggaACATGTAAGTTATTAAATGACaacataattatacatgtaattttataCTTATTAGCTGCACAGGCAGatatatacatgtaggtaaCATGGTGTGTTTAATGCACGAGGTCAGGTctcttttttggaaaaaaaaaattgcgacagAAAGGTATCCAATGCTTTTTTTCTACCCCCCATGACCCCAACTATTTATGGTTAGGCAGGGTTAGAGAAATTACAAATTATCGTTCAATCTTCATACTTGTAGACAAGAAATGAGTCAGTATTTTTTTCCCTAATAGCATCCATCAGCAATGAATCAGTGTCATGATAGAATTaactttgtttaatttcttAAGGCTACATAGCTTTGGAATTTAATATTATTGGTATAgcagacatttttttttacttatgaACTGCTGACAGATTGATATCACTGGTCTCCAACACATTATTGAGATATTAGGAGCTCAGCTGGAATGCCTCTTCTTAGAGAACTGCAATCGTCTGACTGGTGGACGTATTCTTCCACTCATTCAGGTAATGGCAAAGGAAAGATCTATTCTCAATTACAGTTTTACTGTATGTACAATAATAATTGCTAAATGGTTGAGTGCTTTTGCATAATGACATGTAGTACAGCTGGTATCTAGAAACTGTGTAGGTAGTTTCATGGTAACTTctgtacattaattttgcagtgaTCACGACGTACTGTGTACTTGTAAAATGGTAATCATGTAACAAGAAGGAAGACGAAAGTCCTATAGTCCCTTACTCTGCTATTTCTGCATGGAGTCAGACTGGGATAAGCATTATCAACTGTGCATTCCACCTCCCCACAATTGCATTGAACCCAGGCCTTGGCCATGAGGCTTTGTATGTGGAGCAGGGTTGCATTTTCCTCCTTTGTCAAAAGGACactacccaagagtaagaatctggtatcagatttgttctgcgcatctcaagatacttgggtttcctatcggtgatgcttaccaagacagtgatattttttcgcagtttaaaattatccggagaaagtagatcttagtaagtactcaagattggtatccaaaaaggaaattggggttaaccatgcatttttgagagataattaagcttcaatttgagaaagaatgccatacattcctttgtattttaaagctttttacaaatattattcatcgattatctttgaaaaatgggtggttacccccaattttctttttggatttcaataacacttgctaagatctacatttcctgcataatcataaaccggggcaaaaatacctttgaattagtaggcaccgttcttaaacAGAATAAAGTCTGTTTAGTCTGGCCTAACCCATGGTGTGTTCGTTTGGCTCAATGGGTCGGCATTGTTCTCCGAATGGTGTCCAATGTTAAGCCCCGTTGGGCTGGGTTATCTACTGGATGGGTGACCTTCTAGAGATAACCATTGCCGTAc from Montipora capricornis isolate CH-2021 chromosome 2, ASM3666992v2, whole genome shotgun sequence includes the following:
- the LOC138027201 gene encoding F-box/LRR-repeat protein 6-like; translated protein: MQRKNRKSKGILGVPRRAERQVFVFGKYAEALPSDDSDDPDFDPRGEETVTTAAKREGLNEKERKGVKKRKGCKEQKTESGTGQTDVGNDTVKSSDTCMSLPGWSETIPTEILLLIFQYAMNQLQSSSVPFLCRMSRVCRRWREVASEPKLWKTVNLSTEEVNITKSAKILNKLVSTRLKYTRELVLRGWSKLTDREIKALGKHCHKLQCIDLSECESLTSQGIASLADECRHITSIGLKSTKIDITGLQHIIEILGAQLECLFLENCNRLTGGRILPLIQENCPNLRILDISGTNARTFPIEKLQAGCPKLRKLFLANLLLHSTPKSNEKKANGFPDLQFLEWSGFYHGMQCTNDHLLRILRSSHNLESLIIRGPNLITAEGFSSLPDCPLKTLTFHNASFSSFSAVVNKWHGTLESLDISSSRDVGDNCMELLDNEFEMQKLRDLDVNNTNITSIGLRFILNGCPNLKLLNLISCRGLPRGFKTIHREQAIQGLRRTLLAGEGDSN